In a genomic window of Zingiber officinale cultivar Zhangliang chromosome 9B, Zo_v1.1, whole genome shotgun sequence:
- the LOC122024434 gene encoding uridylate kinase-like: protein MAVFSPSLSLSPPALVFTSSSSSSFPWKRRDSYPMLGSHLTAAPRFVVSCSSGLGSDSPNYNSRPQMATMAPFGLLNDEGSKKRPYRWQRVLLKVSGEALAGDHIQNIDPKITMSIAREVASVTKLGVEVAIVVGGGNIFRGASWAGSSGLDRSSADYIGMLATVMNAIFLQATMESIGIPTRVQTAFRMSEVAEPYIRRRAVRHLEKGRVVIFAAGTGNPFFTTDTAAALRCAEINAEVVLKATNVDGVYDDDPRTNPNARLLENLTYQEVTSKDLSVMDMTAITLCQENNIPVVVFNLTKTGNIAKAITGEKVGTLIGGTNQQQDCDQKTLAHEWRILNEFET from the exons ATGGCTGTCTTTTCCCCTTCGCTCTCTCTGTCGCCTCCTGCTCTCGTCttcacctcctcttcctcttcttcctttccttggAAGCGTAGAGATTCGTATCCGATGCTGGGCTCCCACCTTACGGCCGCACCTCGGTTTGTGGTTAGCTGCTCCTCCGGTTTGGGCTCGGATTCGCCCAATTACAACTCAAG GCCTCAGATGGCGACCATGGCTCCTTTTGGTTTACTCAATGATGAAGGTTCAAAGAAGCGACCGTATAGATGGCAAAGGGTATTGTTGAAAGTAAGTGGGGAAGCACTTGCTGGTGACCACATCCAAAATATTGACCCAAAG ATTACAATGTCAATTGCAAGAGAGGTAGCTTCTGTTACTAAACTTGGTGTTGAG GTTGCTATTGTTGTGGGTGGCGGTAACATCTTTCGTGGAGCCTCTTGGGCAGGTTCCAGTGGCCTTGACCGGTCTTCTGCAGATTATATTGG TATGCTGGCAACAGTTATGAATGCTATATTCTTGCAAGCAACAATGGAGAGTATTGGCATTCCAACTCGTGTCCAGACTGCATTTCGCATGTCAGAAGTTGCAGAACCATATATAAGGAGGAGGGCTGTTAGACATTTGGAGAAAGGGAGGGTTGTTATATTTGCTGCTGGAACTGGTAACCCATTCTTCACAACTGACACTGCTGCTGCCCTCCGCTGTGCAGAGA TCAATGCAGAGGTTGTGCTTAAAGCAACCAATGTGGATGGCGTGTATGATGATGACCCCAGGACAAACCCAAATGCTCGCCTTCTCGAAAATTTGACCTATCAGGAAGTGACATCAAAGGATCTATCTGTGATGGACATGACAGCCATCACCTTGTGTCAAGAGAATAATATCCCCG TTGTTGTATTTAATTTGACCAAGACTGGAAACATTGCAAAAGCCATTACTGGTGAGAAGGTTGGCACTTTGATTGGTGGAACGAATCAGCAGCAAGATTGTGATCAAAAGACACTAGCTCACGAGTGGAGGATCCTTAATGAATTTGAAACAtga
- the LOC122024123 gene encoding protein MKS1-like yields MDPSDLQPSPRRELQIQGRRPSPLSVSKDSHMIRKPPIAPPPRHPTEERQPPPPQQLPPPRRDPVIIYSVSPKIIHATTSEFMTLVQRLTGQESADPHSPSLPSPGGALSPAARIASFERPSPRASAARSGTSDLAMDGLPAPDRQSLFPGILTPMPAALPPISPNLFSPSFDLSFLFELSPAFANKTPNNLSSSFLASPSNNLLSTPTVPSPGAIWDLMHQFPDSL; encoded by the coding sequence ATGGATCCCTCCGATTTGCAGCCGTCTCCCCGGCGGGAGTTGCAGATTCAAGGCCGCCGTCCGTCGCCTCTCAGCGTCAGCAAGGACTCCCACATGATCAGGAAGCCCCCCATCGCCCCGCCGCCCCGCCATCCCACGGAGGAGCGccagccgccgccgccgcagcaGCTGCCGCCTCCCCGTCGCGATCCGGTCATCATCTACTCCGTCTCCCCCAAGATCATCCACGCCACGACAAGCGAGTTCATGACGCTGGTCCAGAGACTGACCGGCCAGGAATCCGCCGACCCTCACTCTCCTTCCCTGCCCTCGCCTGGCGGCGCGCTCTCCCCCGCCGCCCGCATCGCCTCCTTCGAGAGGCCGTCGCCGCGCGCGTCAGCGGCCAGGTCCGGCACATCGGATCTGGCGATGGACGGCTTGCCAGCCCCGGACCGACAGAGTCTGTTCCCCGGGATCCTGACGCCGATGCCGGCGGCGCTTCCTCCGATCTCGCCCAACCTCTTCTCGCCGTCGTTCGACCTCAGCTTCCTGTTTGAATTGAGCCCGGCTTTCGCCAACAAAACCCCTAACAATTTGAGCAGCAGcttcttggccagccctagcaaCAACCTGCTCTCGACGCCCACTGTCCCATCGCCTGGAGCCATTTGGGATCTCATGCACCAATTCCCAGACTCGTTGTAG